In Clostridium omnivorum, the DNA window CTTATTGGAGGCCTTTTCGTGTTAGTTGGTCTAATTATCAATGTATTAATAGATAAAAAAGACTTAACTAAGAACCAAGCAGCAGTAAGTGCTGAAACATATTAAAAAAAGCTGTCACTTAATATGACAGCTTAATATTATTTACTACCTTTTTTAGGCTCTAAAATTGCAAGGATAATGCTGCTGCATAAGCCTAAAACAATTCCAAATAGCCAATCGTTTAGCTGAAACCTATTGGCAATAAAAATAAATATGAAGAATGCCAGCATAGAAATAAACCTAGTTACAGTAGTTTGTTTCCCGCTATTCTTTATATATGCATGTATTGGTCCAAATAAATTATATTTATCATTGGCCCATCTTAACAATTTATTTGTTGCTATAAACGCAGCCGCAAAAGAAGCTATAAAAATAATAGTTGAAATTAGTAAACTCATAAATTTCTCCTTACACAGTTCTTTTATTAAACATTAATAATGCTTGAAAAACTATTGTCCATAATATTGTATTAGAAATTAATTCATATTTGTAAAAAACAATTGATATAAGTATGAGCACCATTGAAATTATTATTCCAATAGCCCTGTTCCTTTTAATAAGCTCATCCCTAGTAAGCTGCATGGCAGGATTTATCACCGGGGCTTGCTCATATATACAATATAAGGATACCATACTTAATATTAGTTTAGCCACAAAATTTATACTCAAAGTGCTGCTTAAATAAATAATACTGTCAACAACCACCAGCGTTGCAATAAAGCACTTTATCTGACTATCCTCATGATATCCCCCTATAAAAGGTTTTACAATAGCCATGGCCACAACTGCTATAATAGCCTGCATGGAATGTCCAAGCAGGCTAAATGTAATAATAACACCTATAATCTTTATAATTTCAAATATTAACATTTTCAAGGCATACTCTACTTGCTCTGCCTCATCATTAGTATAATTATTTGCCTT includes these proteins:
- a CDS encoding accessory gene regulator ArgB-like protein, producing the protein MRKFIKKMAQLISKANNYTNDEAEQVEYALKMLIFEIIKIIGVIITFSLLGHSMQAIIAVVAMAIVKPFIGGYHEDSQIKCFIATLVVVDSIIYLSSTLSINFVAKLILSMVSLYCIYEQAPVINPAMQLTRDELIKRNRAIGIIISMVLILISIVFYKYELISNTILWTIVFQALLMFNKRTV